The sequence below is a genomic window from Gavia stellata isolate bGavSte3 chromosome 11, bGavSte3.hap2, whole genome shotgun sequence.
ACCCTGCTCCAGATGATGCTTGTGAAGGTACCCGGTGGCTTTATTGGGCCACTTTGCCCCTGAAATCGTCCCTGCGTGTTGCTGCTAGGCTGTGGGGAAGGGCACTGTGCATTGCACCTCTGTccttcctgtcaccctgccaTGAGGACAGTGGGATTTCAGGCAGGGGGGTACTTAAATAACCCAGAGACCTTCATGTCTTGGAGATACCCTTTGCCCATCTAGCTCCAgtgtgtcccctccctgcatGCCCTAAGCGGGGAGAGGTGGGGTACGGGGAGCCCATCCCTTCCCTGCGCTTGGCCCGGCACCTCCAGGGCTGTTGGGTTTGCTGTGACATGGAGAAAACCATCCCCAGCGCAGGTGACAGTCACACCGCAACATGGCTGTAAGTCAGCCCGAGCGTCCGGAGCCACGGCTGAGCTCGTCCATCCAGTGCCCTTGAGGTAGGCTGTGCTTCCCATGCTACCTCTTCCCAGCCTCCCCACAGCACATGTTTGCCTGGAAAGCTGCTTCCTACCTGAGTCCTGGCTCTTTGGGAAGCCACCGAGGAGCCAAGTGGGAAGATGGGCTGCCCTCAGCACGGGACTAAAAACTGATCCCACGGGTGTCCCCGAGGAGCAGAATCAAACCCTACATATATTATATTTCCCTCGCCTGTCTGTTTGGCCTCCGACTTACCTCTATGCTGCCCATCACCAGTCTGTAGGCACTAGGTGTTAGCTTTTCACTGCCACCACTATCCTGGAGTAAGAAGAATAATTGAAATATGGTTCAAAAAGCAGCCTAATTCAGTGCTGAACTCAAACCCAGCACATCCCTGTGGTTTCCTGGCATATTTTCCtgcttccctgctcccctcACAAAGGCTGGGGGCTTGGTGGGAAAGGCTGCCGTGCCACATCCATGGCCAGGCAGCCTGAATCTGCCCCACCGCCTGGCCCCAGCCAGGGACCGCTCGCTCACAGGCATGCGAGAGGTTTGCCAAAATCACGCTGTATGAATTTTCCCCATACCATGGCTGTGCGAAGGAAGCAAAAAACAACCTTCCCCTCAGCTTATTGAGAAGGGGCAGCAAAAAAATCTGCTGATGTTCTCCAGAGCAATCTATCATGGCTCCAAATATATGAGGCAGTCACTGTAAAACTTGAGTTTGGctctgtaaaggaaaaaaaatatcaaccCATGCCTGTTGCAAACAAccacagcacaaaaaaaagccttacAAGGCTGGGGCAGCCTCATAGATGGATTGCTTTTTAATCCCCAAAGCTGTGGTGATAAATCTTTTTATTGGAAGCTCCAGAGATACTGTGTCACTCAGGGCGTTTGGCAGCACAGGGGGGAAAACAGCTCCACGAGCTGCTGGGAGTCTCCCGGGGGTGGACCAGGGGTGTTTGTGGGGTGATGCAGGGGGGATGGGTGTTCGTCGTGGGGGTGCTGAGCGGGCACGGGGGGCAGGAGGGTTCCCCCAGGGCTTGAGCAGGTAGTTACACAAGAACTGACCATTGGACAGGCACTGCTGTGAATCTGGGAGGACAGATGGACAACTTTTGGGGAACGGCTCTTTGGAAACAAAGCATTTggagaggaggtggtggtgcGGAGTCCAACCCAGCCACATCCCCCGTGTTGCAGGGACAGAGAGATGCTTCCACAGCTCTGAGCAAAGAGCCGGAGCAACAGCATCCGCACACTCGCCCACCCCAGGTACTGGCCCCGCTATGTCCCTCTGCTCTGTCCTCTCCAGGCTCCCTTAGGACCTGAAAGGATCAATTAGTTGATGAGAACTCCCAGGCAGTGTTTTGGGatcctccttcccccacagcCATCCTGAAGCACCAGCCAATCCCCCTGGCCAGTTACATGGGTGGGAGCAGCGGGAGCAACTCACCCCATCCCTGgcttctgctgcctccccccagcAGGGCTCTTTGCTTCTATACCATCTCCCTGGCAGGAATAATCCCTCTAATTTATACCAGGAAGGTGGCAGGGGACCAGGCTGACCCCGAGGGCACAGGGGAGCATCATCCCTGGAGCAATCAGGCTCTGTAATTCCCTTCCAGGGGGCTGCAACGAGCCCGAGGCAGGCAGGAGCGGGCAACCACTGCCTTCCTGGTGATGGAGAGGTGTAAAACCTTCCCCATGAAACCATTTTCCCCTGGGAGATTAGTTCCTTTTTTATTAGGTTTCATGCCCTGACTGTAGCTTTTACTAAAATTAATTATGGGATTAAAGGACTTGCCTGGGAGCCTTCAATTGCAGCATCTCTCATGAGCCTGGCTGGCATGCCGTACCCAGGGACTTGGGTTGTCTCCACACACCGTCGCAAAACCCCAGCCAGGGGAGCAAAGCTTGCCTACACATCTCCACCCAGGAGGTGCCACCAGCCGTGCTGCAGCTGTGGCTTTGGCAAGCCTTCGGGATACTTTTCAGGGTGATCCCTGGCCCAGCTGTGCGTGGGGGGCAGCTGgtggggcagcccccagcatTGCCGCCTGACATGCTGGGGCCTCAGCAGCACGTTCCCCTCCTTCATCTCAGAGAGAGGAATTTGGGGTAGCCGAGGAGGATGGGGAGTCCAAGATCAGGGGACAGCAGGGCAGCTGTGGACACGAGGCTGGACAAAGGCAAAGCCAGTGCCTCACCTTTCTGGCTGCTCTGAACTCTACTCCACCTGTGCTGAGCCCCAAgacccaccaaaaaaaccccagggaCATACACACTGTCCTCTGGCACTGACTAAGGAGCTCAAGCTGCAGCAGCCGCAGCCGTATCCTCGCACAGCCCGGCTGCTCACGAGCAAGGGGACGCATCCTCCCAACTCGTGGCACGAGGGACCCCGAAGCTCCACGCAGGCAGCTGTCACTGCGTAATAAAATGCTATCGACTGCctattaaaaagccattccctgGAGATTTGCGGCCAGGGGGGAAGCGGCCAGGTGAAGTGAGATGGGGCAATAATGGCTATCAAGGAGGCATCAGTCACATCCACCTGCACAGCAGTGACGAGGGGCCCCGTGCAGCTGCCAGGGGGCTGTCCCCTGCCAGGACCATCACCGATGGGAgccagagagggaaagaaatagaTGGATCTCCATGCCCTTGGCCATGCTGACACCCTCCGGAGAGAGGCTGTGAGCAGCCGGCAGGACCCTGAAGCGTAAAATTACTGCAGCCCCATGCCCACCCTCAGCCAGCAGCTAACTGCAGGACCCCACAAGGGCTGAGGAAAGGCTTTGCCCACGGCAGACCCtgctgtggggatggggagtgggggaagagCTGGCTGAACTGCCCCCGAGTCGGGGGCTGACTTAATGGGGGCAGAAGGGAATTTGCAAACCCCAAATCCTGCCCATTCTTGGTCGCTGGCCTGGCCATGGCCCTGTGTGATGTGCCTAGGAGGGGCTGGAAGCAGAGCAGCCGCAGGCAGTGATGCCCCTGCCAGCCATCTGCCTGGGGCTCACTCCTCCGGTATTTCTGCTGGGGTCCCCAGGCAAGCCCCGCTGGCACACCCATGCTGCCCAGAGGCATGGCCATGGGACCCCGAGCCCGGGGAGCCTCCCCGGCTGGCCAGGGGGGAACTGGGGCTGGGGAAGTCATGTGAAGCAAGAGCTCAAGCTGCTTGGACAGCCCCTCAGGTAGCATTTTGGAGCCTCGATATTTCATCCTGTGGGAGGACCTGGTGTACGCTGGGAAGTCAGTGGCATCGATCTCGGACAGTAAATCGATGGGTCCTTCCAAGCCCAGGGGAGCACAACCAGCCAGCCCGCACTCCCTGGCATTTTCGTGACATTTCCTGAGCTGTATGTCTGGGGACAGATTGATTGCCACCGCTCCGGAGGCAGCAATGGCCCCAGCTCAGCCAGAACATCCTGGAGCCTGGGAAGGGTGTGTGCATCCCGCTCACGCCTTCCCTGACGTGCCGTGCCCTGAGCCTGCCTGGCCCCACAgacccactgcagcagcagagcctgcaggcagagccagTGGGACACCCCTGGTGCCCATCACCCTGGCACATGGCCTGCCCATCACCTCCCAGGAGGATGGCCTGGGTTCAGtcctgtgctgggagcagagctggatCCTGGGGGATTCAACCAGAGCACAAATCAGGCcaatggctttttttaattctcagtgAGGCTCAGCCTGTACAGGGCAGGGATGGAGAAGTGCTCCCCGCATTCCCCAGGAATGCAGGGGGCCACGGCGGACTGAAGAAGAGGAGAGTGGCATCTGCCACATACACGTTGGAGAGGGGAGAGTGAGGTGCATTTGTGGGGCACAGGGAAGCCGCAGAACTGTGCCTCGGcgctgcaggcagcctggggCTCCCGTTGTCCTGTATTTCCCCCTGCAGACTCTGGCTCTAGAGGGAGCGGCTGTGCTCCTTCCCTTGCCCTCGGGGGgcctggggcaggaggaaggtTGGGAGCAAAGAGCCATACGGCACCTTGCAGCCAGACGCTGGCTGGCACCACCGAAGGGATGTGCAAGAAAATCAGGGGCATGTCGGTGCCAAAGGGCCCTGGGGAGGTCTTCAGGGCCCTGGCACCCACAGACCTTTTTTTAGCCCACTTCATCCCGTGCAAACCTCTCCTGCCCCCATAGGTGTCAGCCCAGGTGTGAGCACCTCTCAGGGCACCCATCCAGCACAGCGTCCCGAAACAGCCCAGTGTGCCTGACACCCCTGACACCTGCCCCTGTGGGCTCACCCCgctgggctgggagggatgGGATGTTTTGGGGGATTGCTGGCATATCCCTGACATAGAAGCCAGCCATCTCCACACCACGAGGGATGCCCTGGCCTTGGTCAGCCCCAGTGCTGAGCACAGCAGGTGCAATGCATCCAGGGCACAGCATGGCCTCTGCCACCGTGTCCCCGGAGCAGCGCTGCCAAGAAAACCAGCCTTCACATCCCAGCGGGTTGATACAGAGAGGCTGGGACCCCTCCattgctcctgccctgctccccaccatgggATGGGTGCCACGGTCAGATGGATGTTGATGGTGGGGAAAGCTGGTCCCAGTCCCCCTCCGTCCTCTCACTCTTCAGCACAGGGACGTTGTGTGGGTGGTGGCCTGGCCAccctccacctcctccagctcgTACTCGTCGGCATTGGAGAGGGGCAGCCCGTTGGCACTGGGTATGGGCTCGCACTCGGTGCTGCGGGTGGTGGCGCGGGTGACGCTGGGTGAGTATTTCCGTGACCACGGCAGGCGGCGGCTGTGGTGGCACATCACCTCCTTGAACATCTCCCGGAAGCGGGTGGACATCAGGTTGTAGAGGATGGGGTTGGCTGCCGAGCTTAGGTAGAAGAAGACGCCTGAGATGATGTGGACGTACTGGAACATGTGGAGCATGTGGCTGGTCCAGGTGGACACGAAGCTCCAGACAAGGCGGTCGGTGTGGAAGGGGGCCCAGCAGATCCCAAACACGACCACCAGCACAACTGTGGGGAGCCGAGGAGCCGGTGTTACCGGGAGGATGGGGCTCACCCTCCCGGAGACCTCCAGTCCCTGGCCAAGCACTACCCCGTTTTGGCTTTGGCCATAGCAAAGAACACCCAAAAAAGcacaggagagaggaagggggagaggagaagggccCCCCAGTGCCTTTTTGACTTGCCGGAGAGGGGCTGGAGGTCTGGACAGatctccctccctccatctcctgccagggctgctccAGGCGCTGCTGCGCCACGTGTCTCTGCTCCCCATCGGCGGGTGGCTGGCCCTGCCACAGCACTGGGGCCATGCAGCACGGCTGGGGGACGCCCCTGTGGGCATCCAGCCTCCGGGAACCCTGCCACCTTCTCCAGCAAACTCCAAGGAGCAAGAGCTATTTGCACCCTTTCCTTGTGCTCtgtttttgagggtttttttataacCCAGCTCTGCTGATGGAAAGGAAAGGGGGTGATGTATAGGTTGTCCTTGGGTCCCCTGCCCTGCCATACCCATGCCACACTGCATTTCCGTGGCACACAGGGACAGGTCCCCCTTtgtccccctcccagccctggtgGCAGGGGAAGCAGAGTTACCACTTGTCTGGGATGCAGCGGAGAAGTGGCCCTGGCCATGCTGATGGACTGGGCTGGGCAACCCGCCATCACTGTGCCGTCACGGGGCTGGGAGCACGCGGAGGTCAGCGTGCCGGGGAGAGACGGCTACCCAAGggcagccagctcctgctgctgggaagggggccagaggctgcagggatggggcttGGAAGGGGAGCAAGGGCGCAGAGCAGTGGGACGGAGGGATGCTCCAGTCCAGCCTTGGGTCAGTGCATCATTGCCCCAGGTCGGTTGCagaggctgtggggctgggtaGGAAGCGGTCCCTCTCTGGGaatcccaccaccaccacagcaTGCGAGGTctgggctgggggacagggggtaggctccccatcccatcccaggAGGGAGCTGCCACGAGCAATTCCCACCATGACCAGAGCCACCAGATCTGCCTTTGCCCCGACACCCCACAAGCCAGCCCCGCAGCCTTCCTCTGGGATGACCTAGCAGCCCTGGACtggctgtgcctcagtttccaccCAGCAGCCTCCCAACACAGCCTTGGGAGATACTCCCTGGCTCTGCCCATCCCCAGCATCGGACTCCCCAGCATTGGACTCACACAGCATCTTTGTGACCTGTCTCCTCTTGACTTTCTTCTGCCCCCGGGTGTTGTGGCAGTTGTGGCCGCCACCGGACTTGGCTCCCAAGGCCTccagcatcttttcttttttgagctGCAAGCCAATGAGCAGGTAGAGGATGCTTATGGTCCCCATgggcaagaagaagaagacgatGGTGGTGATCTGGATGATGAGGTTGTAGGTCAAGCGTGGCTTCACCAGGGTGCAGATCTCCGAATCGGGCACCCGCCCTCGGCCGGGCACGTAGAgaggctgcagcccatggagacTGGTGTTGGGGATGGAGCAGATGACCGACAAGACCCAGATGGTGACGATGACCCTCTTGGCGTGATTCCTGGTCACCACATACTTGGCCTTGAGTGGGTGCACCACAGCGATGTAGCGCTCCACGCTCAGGGCTGTGACGTTGAGGATGGAGGCGAAGCAGACAGCCTCAAAGAGCAACGTCTTGAAATAGCAGCCACTGGCGCCCAGCAGGAAGGGGTAGTTGCTCCACATGTCGTACAGCTCCAGCGgcatccccagcagcagcaccagcaggtCAGACACAGCCAGGCTGAACAGGTAGTAGTTGGTGGGCGTCCTCATGAAGCGGTGCCGGAGGATGACAATGCAGGTGAGCGTGTTGCCCACAGCCCCCACCACAAAGATCAGCAGGTAGATGACACAGACAGGGACAAAGAAGCTGGACCGTCGAGGTCCCAGGTACTTATACCGCAGCTGCTGCTCCGTCAGGTTGGCATCCTTGGGGTCAAACAAGGTCTCTGGGTGAGTCCTGTTGCAGAGATCAGGGCTGATGGGCTCCACAGGGAAGtcttgctggggcagggggaactCGGGGCCAGAGCAGCTGATGTAGGGATTCATTGCTGCAGAGAGACGGGGAGGTTTTCAGGATAGTTTCCCAACCCCTCTGCTGCTCCCGCTCCCTCTGCCCTTCTTCCCATTGGTGTCAGGGTGCCAGGATGCTCCTGATCACCACGGCTCTGCACCCTCACAGCCACAGCCTTTCCTTTGGGAAACCACCCAAAATCTCCCACCAACCTCTCTCCAGCGTTCCCAAGTGCTCCTTGCCCCATTTCCTATCCACAAACAACTctggcagctccccagcccaccTTGGCCCCTTTGCCCCATCGTCAGGGGCATGTCAGCAGGactgtcccctctccctgctcccaaagcagagcAGGATACAGCCCCAAAGCCGACCCCAAAAATTTGATCCCAGCTCCAACTCTACCGGCCATGCAGAGGGGCTGATGGG
It includes:
- the NMUR1 gene encoding neuromedin-U receptor 1, whose translation is MNPYISCSGPEFPLPQQDFPVEPISPDLCNRTHPETLFDPKDANLTEQQLRYKYLGPRRSSFFVPVCVIYLLIFVVGAVGNTLTCIVILRHRFMRTPTNYYLFSLAVSDLLVLLLGMPLELYDMWSNYPFLLGASGCYFKTLLFEAVCFASILNVTALSVERYIAVVHPLKAKYVVTRNHAKRVIVTIWVLSVICSIPNTSLHGLQPLYVPGRGRVPDSEICTLVKPRLTYNLIIQITTIVFFFLPMGTISILYLLIGLQLKKEKMLEALGAKSGGGHNCHNTRGQKKVKRRQVTKMLFVLVVVFGICWAPFHTDRLVWSFVSTWTSHMLHMFQYVHIISGVFFYLSSAANPILYNLMSTRFREMFKEVMCHHSRRLPWSRKYSPSVTRATTRSTECEPIPSANGLPLSNADEYELEEVEGGQATTHTTSLC